In the genome of Cryptomeria japonica chromosome 8, Sugi_1.0, whole genome shotgun sequence, one region contains:
- the LOC131030232 gene encoding uncharacterized protein LOC131030232, giving the protein MVATDYFTKWIEAIPTKRATSKIVIEFLMDNVLTWFGVPVKLIMDNAMCFRSEEFIEFCASYGITMSYSSPYHPQGNGQAESSNKSLPNIIKNILEQNKRPWDQKFKLDLWANRITVKKAIGISPFELVYGI; this is encoded by the coding sequence ATGGTGGCCACAgattacttcacaaaatggattgaggccataCCTACTAAACGGGcaactagtaaaattgtcattgaattTTTAATGGATAATGTACTAACATGGTTTGGTGTGCCTGTGAAattgataatggataatgctatgtgcttCAGATCAGAGGAATTCATAGAGTTTTGTGCTAGTTATGGAATTACTATGTCATATTCCTCACCAtatcacccacaaggaaatggccaagcagaatctagtaataaaagtCTCCCAAACATCATTAAAAATATTCTTGAACAAAACAAGAGACCTTGGGATCAAAAGTTCAAGCTAGATTTATGGGCAAATAGAATTACTGTAAAGAAGGCCATTGGTATATCTCCATTTGAACTAGTATATGGAATATAG